In the genome of Monodelphis domestica isolate mMonDom1 chromosome 2, mMonDom1.pri, whole genome shotgun sequence, one region contains:
- the EPO gene encoding erythropoietin, translating to MLITTPTPSLQAAVSQGLAPRRLLSALPGADYLHPSSHGHILCHIHFGFPSSPELLVLLQLLLLRLGDPVRGSPQSPFCDSHILERYILEAKEAQNATVACMEDCSLGENITVPDTRVNFHTWKKMEVGQKAGEVWQGLTLLSEAVLKGQALLANSSQTPAALKLFVDKAVSSLRSLRFLLRGLRTQEETVSLPDAPTAAPFRTFTVGTMDKLFRIYSNFLRGKLKLFLREACQSEER from the exons atgCTGATAACAACCCCGACCCCCAGCCTGCAGGCAGCAGTGTCCCAAGGGCTAGCCCCCAGGCGGCTGCTTTCTGCTCTCCCAGGagcgg ATTACCTTCATCCCTCCTCCCATGGTCATATTCTGTGTCATATTCATTTTGGCTTTCCCTCTTCTCCAGAACTCCTTGTTCTGCTGCAGCTGCTGCTACTTCGCCTTGGAGATCCAGTAAGAGGCTCTCCACAGTCCCCGTTTTGTGATAGCCACATCTTGGAAAGGTACATCCTTGAGGCCAAAGAAGCCCAGAATGCTACG GTAGCCTGCATGGAAGATTGCAGCCTGGGTGAGAACATCACAGTCCCTGATACCAGGGTGAACTTCCATACCTGGAAGAAGATGGAG gTGGGGCAGAAGGCAGGAGAGGTCTGGCAGGGGTTGACTCTGCTCTCTGAAGCTGTCCTAAAGGGGCAGGCCTTGCTGGCCAACTCCTCCCAGACACCAGCAGCTCTAAAGCTCTTTGTGGACAAAGCAGTCAGCAGCTTGAGAAGTCTCAGATTCCTGCTTCGAGGACTGAGAACACAG GAGGAAACTGTCTCCCTTCCAGATGCCCCAACAGCAGCTCCATTTCGTACCTTCACTGTTGGGACCATGGACAAACTTTTTCGAATCTACTCCAATTTCCTAAGGGGAAAACTCAAGCTATTTTTGAGAGAAGCTTGCCAAAGTGAGGAGAGGTGA